A stretch of Synechococcus sp. WH 8020 DNA encodes these proteins:
- a CDS encoding malate:quinone oxidoreductase, translated as MDRYDVVLVGAGIMSATLATLLHELDPELRLLVVERLEAPALESSAAGNNAGTGHAANCELNYTPLQADGRISTEKPLAINASFESSLEFWSTLCERGRLDPSCFIHRVPHISFVWGERDVAYLRQRYEQLKSMPAFAAMNWSRDEAELASWIPLVMAGRDPQMAVAATRIERGTDVDFGALSRSLFVPLQASGALDLMFGTSVFDLNRQAEGWELQLRGPSGRRVVMTPFVFLGAGGGALPLLQRSGIPEAAAYAGFPVSGQWLVCNDPDLSEHHFAKVYGKAKVGAPPMSVPHLDTRWIDGRRSLLFGPYAGFSSKFLKQGSLLDLPRSVRSSNVLPMLQVGLNNIPLVRYLVNQLRQSSEDRMEALKAFLPTARTQDWSLSVAGQRVQIIKRTPVGGRLQLGTEVVSAADGSLAALLGASPGASTSVTIMLEILQRCFSDRLASEVWQRRLQALLPSYGQDLNADAELLQRSRDRSDALLGLQIAR; from the coding sequence TTGGACCGCTACGACGTTGTGCTCGTGGGTGCTGGGATCATGAGTGCCACCCTGGCAACTCTCCTGCATGAACTCGACCCAGAGTTGCGGTTGTTGGTTGTTGAGCGTTTGGAGGCACCAGCTTTAGAAAGCAGCGCTGCGGGAAATAATGCTGGCACCGGCCACGCCGCCAATTGTGAGCTTAATTACACCCCTCTTCAGGCTGACGGCAGGATTTCAACTGAAAAGCCGCTGGCCATTAATGCAAGTTTTGAAAGCAGTCTCGAGTTTTGGTCGACTCTGTGTGAGCGCGGTCGATTAGATCCGTCTTGTTTCATCCACCGCGTGCCACACATCAGTTTTGTGTGGGGTGAGCGGGATGTGGCCTACCTGCGCCAGCGCTATGAGCAGTTGAAGTCAATGCCTGCGTTTGCTGCCATGAATTGGAGCCGCGACGAGGCTGAGCTGGCGTCGTGGATTCCGCTCGTGATGGCCGGGCGTGATCCTCAAATGGCCGTTGCCGCTACCAGGATTGAACGCGGCACAGACGTGGATTTCGGGGCTTTGTCTCGTTCCTTGTTTGTTCCCTTGCAAGCGTCGGGGGCCCTTGATCTGATGTTCGGGACTTCGGTCTTTGATCTCAATCGCCAAGCAGAGGGGTGGGAGCTGCAATTGCGCGGCCCCTCTGGACGCCGCGTCGTGATGACGCCGTTTGTGTTCCTTGGAGCCGGTGGCGGTGCCCTACCCCTCCTTCAGCGTTCGGGGATTCCTGAAGCGGCTGCTTACGCCGGCTTTCCTGTGAGTGGTCAATGGCTGGTCTGCAATGACCCGGATCTATCGGAGCATCACTTCGCCAAGGTGTACGGCAAAGCCAAGGTGGGGGCTCCGCCGATGTCAGTGCCCCATCTCGACACCCGCTGGATTGATGGTCGGCGCTCCTTGTTGTTTGGGCCTTATGCCGGGTTTAGCAGCAAGTTTTTGAAGCAGGGGTCCTTGCTGGATCTTCCTCGTTCTGTGCGCTCCTCCAACGTCTTGCCCATGCTTCAAGTTGGGCTGAACAACATTCCTCTAGTTCGTTATCTCGTGAATCAACTGCGCCAGAGCAGTGAGGATCGAATGGAGGCGTTAAAAGCTTTTCTTCCCACCGCGCGCACGCAAGATTGGTCCTTGTCTGTGGCTGGTCAGCGCGTTCAGATCATCAAACGCACCCCTGTTGGAGGCCGTTTGCAATTGGGGACCGAGGTGGTGTCAGCCGCTGATGGGTCGCTGGCTGCACTGCTTGGAGCGTCTCCGGGGGCCAGCACTTCAGTCACGATCATGTTGGAAATTCTGCAACGCTGTTTTTCTGATCGCTTGGCCTCGGAGGTGTGGCAGCGGCGCTTGCAAGCGTTATTGCCGAGCTATGGGCAAGATCTCAATGCGGATGCAGAGCTCCTTCAACGCAGCCGTGATCGTAGTGATGCACTGCTTGGGTTGCAGATTGCGCGCTAG
- a CDS encoding aminotransferase class V-fold PLP-dependent enzyme: MTHANSNTLRNLCPALQNKHYFNYGGQGPLPTPSLEAMTTSWQRIQELGPFTTDVWPYISAETNKTRASLSRMCGVAPHRLALTENVTSGCVLPLWGLPLKAGDRLLIGDCEHPGVVAACHELARREQLEVDNLPVQQFRQGREAQHETDAGVLQALEDSLRPRTKVVVLSHLLWNTGQLMPIPEVADHLRQHAQQPFLLVDAAQSMGQIPVEAAAQAADIYAFTGHKWICGPEGLGGVALSERILNEASPTLIGWRSLRDETRADINDPEPFHHDSRRFEIATSCVPLMAGLRQSLRLFANEGHEQERLQTIQSLSGELWRQLKELSGATPLLKGEPPAGLVSFQLNDASGRSPDEVVKILGSKGIWIRNLEEPICLRACTHITTKPNEISRLVDALEQRMSPDH, encoded by the coding sequence TTGACCCACGCAAACAGCAACACCCTCCGCAATCTCTGTCCCGCACTTCAGAATAAGCATTATTTCAACTACGGCGGTCAAGGGCCGTTGCCAACGCCTTCGCTAGAGGCCATGACCACAAGTTGGCAGCGCATCCAAGAACTTGGACCGTTCACCACGGATGTATGGCCGTATATCAGTGCGGAAACAAACAAAACACGTGCGTCACTGAGTCGCATGTGTGGTGTGGCACCCCATCGCCTCGCACTCACCGAAAACGTCACCAGCGGGTGCGTTCTTCCCCTTTGGGGACTGCCCCTTAAAGCCGGTGATCGCCTGTTAATCGGTGATTGCGAGCACCCGGGAGTCGTCGCCGCTTGCCATGAACTTGCCAGACGGGAACAGCTGGAAGTCGACAACCTCCCTGTTCAACAATTCAGGCAAGGACGTGAGGCGCAACACGAAACCGACGCAGGCGTCCTTCAAGCCTTAGAAGACTCTTTAAGGCCACGTACCAAAGTCGTGGTGCTGTCCCATCTGCTCTGGAACACCGGACAGCTAATGCCAATCCCTGAGGTAGCAGACCATCTTCGTCAGCATGCTCAGCAACCATTTCTACTCGTGGATGCAGCCCAAAGCATGGGGCAAATTCCTGTGGAAGCAGCTGCGCAGGCCGCTGATATTTATGCCTTTACTGGGCACAAATGGATCTGCGGACCCGAGGGATTAGGAGGCGTGGCCTTATCAGAAAGAATCCTCAATGAAGCCAGTCCAACGCTCATTGGCTGGCGCAGCCTGCGCGATGAAACGCGCGCCGACATCAATGATCCAGAACCGTTTCACCACGACAGCCGACGCTTTGAGATTGCAACGAGCTGCGTGCCACTGATGGCAGGGCTTCGTCAATCGTTGCGCTTGTTCGCCAACGAGGGCCATGAGCAAGAGCGTCTCCAAACCATCCAATCCCTAAGCGGCGAACTGTGGAGGCAACTCAAGGAGCTTTCAGGAGCCACTCCTTTGCTGAAGGGGGAACCGCCAGCAGGTTTGGTGAGCTTCCAACTCAACGATGCATCAGGACGAAGTCCTGATGAAGTCGTCAAAATCCTTGGGAGCAAAGGGATCTGGATCCGCAACCTAGAAGAGCCCATCTGCCTAAGAGCTTGTACGCACATCACCACCAAACCCAACGAAATCAGCCGACTCGTGGATGCTCTTGAACAACGAATGTCCCCCGATCATTAA
- a CDS encoding glutaredoxin family protein: MTPSPIDSRRLLLYSRAGCCLCEGLEQRLRDLNLEDDIHPLTLVVVDIDAPDCAASLRARFDLEVPVLVLGDTELPRVSPRLSGDGLRTWLQRVCAPAAGSD; the protein is encoded by the coding sequence TTCACGGCGATTATTGCTCTATAGCAGGGCTGGTTGTTGTCTCTGTGAGGGGCTCGAACAGCGTTTGCGAGATCTCAACCTTGAAGATGACATTCATCCCCTCACACTCGTTGTGGTGGATATTGACGCTCCCGACTGTGCAGCGTCATTGCGAGCCCGCTTCGACCTGGAAGTTCCCGTTTTAGTTCTAGGAGATACGGAACTTCCGCGCGTGTCTCCCAGACTGAGTGGGGATGGATTGCGCACTTGGTTGCAGCGGGTTTGCGCCCCTGCGGCAGGTTCGGATTAG
- the cax gene encoding calcium/proton exchanger: protein MHSNANQTDDPIPKSLTSSFIHSGRWKAIPALTLLGLTQLASMQEWPTLICFIVSATGIIPIALLLSDATEEIAEHSGPTIGAICTAVFGNFAEFIIALSALRLGLIDVVKASITGAILSDLLLVTGVAMLVGGLKYSEQSFQETMVRTNGAAMTLAVMAMALPASLISTSGIDDPIAIHGLSMTVAVILIVIYFLTLIFSLATHSHLFDPQHIQNDEPESSKEAEKSINLLPWILQLILCTSLLAYQSESFVHFLEPATEQLGFSALFTGIIIIPIIGGFSEYVPAVKGAWKDQMDLPISLAMGSSLLVALLIAPALIIIGALIGQPMNLDFTAFEVIALIFSVLIVNLVNMDAKSNWLEGVLLLGMFAIFGAAFYYYPS, encoded by the coding sequence ATGCACTCAAATGCTAATCAAACCGACGATCCCATACCTAAAAGCCTCACCTCCTCCTTCATACACTCCGGGCGTTGGAAAGCAATTCCAGCCCTCACCTTGCTTGGGCTGACACAGTTGGCCTCCATGCAGGAATGGCCCACTCTCATTTGTTTCATTGTTTCCGCAACAGGCATCATTCCAATTGCGCTGCTACTAAGTGATGCAACTGAAGAAATTGCAGAGCATAGTGGGCCAACAATAGGAGCAATCTGCACTGCCGTTTTTGGGAATTTTGCGGAATTCATTATTGCCCTATCGGCCCTAAGACTTGGCCTGATTGATGTTGTCAAAGCAAGTATCACAGGAGCAATTCTTTCGGACCTTCTACTTGTTACAGGAGTGGCAATGCTTGTTGGAGGATTGAAATATAGCGAACAAAGTTTTCAGGAAACAATGGTTCGCACCAACGGTGCGGCCATGACATTAGCGGTCATGGCGATGGCCCTACCTGCGTCCCTCATCAGCACATCAGGGATTGACGATCCCATTGCAATTCACGGTTTATCAATGACCGTTGCAGTGATTCTCATCGTTATTTACTTCTTAACATTAATCTTTTCTCTCGCAACACACAGCCATCTCTTTGATCCCCAACACATTCAAAATGATGAACCCGAGTCTTCGAAAGAAGCAGAAAAAAGCATAAATCTACTGCCCTGGATCCTCCAGTTAATTCTTTGCACATCACTTCTCGCTTATCAGTCCGAAAGTTTTGTTCATTTTTTAGAGCCTGCAACAGAACAATTAGGCTTCAGCGCATTGTTTACCGGAATCATCATCATTCCAATCATTGGAGGCTTCTCCGAGTATGTTCCCGCCGTGAAAGGAGCCTGGAAAGATCAAATGGATCTTCCTATTTCGCTGGCAATGGGTTCCAGCTTGCTCGTTGCCCTACTCATCGCCCCAGCACTGATTATTATCGGAGCTCTTATCGGCCAGCCGATGAATCTTGACTTCACAGCATTTGAAGTCATCGCACTTATATTCAGTGTTTTAATTGTGAATCTCGTCAATATGGATGCCAAATCCAATTGGCTTGAAGGAGTTCTCCTTTTGGGAATGTTCGCAATTTTTGGAGCAGCTTTTTACTACTATCCAAGTTAA
- a CDS encoding DMT family transporter has product MPAPWILLLLAIASEVIGTSCLKLSEGFSRPIPTLVVLAAYSIAMLLLSRVVQTIPLGITYALWSGIGIIVIVLVGLLAYKQVPSPGQLVGIATITAGVIIVNLTGKHP; this is encoded by the coding sequence ATGCCCGCACCCTGGATTCTGTTATTGCTGGCGATCGCTTCCGAAGTGATTGGAACCTCCTGCCTCAAACTCTCTGAGGGTTTCAGCAGGCCGATTCCCACACTTGTTGTGCTGGCCGCTTACTCCATCGCGATGCTGTTGCTCTCTCGTGTGGTGCAGACCATTCCTCTGGGCATCACCTATGCCCTATGGAGTGGAATCGGGATCATCGTCATCGTGCTGGTTGGCTTGCTTGCCTACAAGCAAGTGCCCTCCCCAGGTCAGCTCGTGGGAATCGCCACAATCACAGCTGGGGTGATCATCGTGAATCTCACTGGCAAGCATCCCTGA
- the lepA gene encoding translation elongation factor 4, producing the protein MTDAPVKRIRNFCIIAHIDHGKSTLADRLLQDTGTVANRDMQEQFLDNMELERERGITIKLQAARMKYKAADGEEYVLNLIDTPGHVDFSYEVSRSLQACEGALLVVDASQGVEAQTLANVYMALENDLEIIPVLNKIDLPGADPDRIKEEIEAIIGLDCSNAIPCSAKTGLGVPEILQSVVDRVPPPADTVKEATKALIFDSYYDPYRGVIVYFRVMSGSIGRKDKVLLMASNKTYELDEVGIMAPDEIKVDELHAGEVGYLAASIKAVADARVGDTITLVNEPADAPLPGYAEAKPMVFCGLFPTEADQYPDLREALHKLQLSDAALKFEPETSSAMGFGFRCGFLGLLHMEIVQERLEREYNLDLIVTAPSVIYNVNLTNGEQILVDNPATLPDPQQRESIEEPYVRMEIYAPNDFNGALMGLCQERRGEYLDMKYITKERVTLIYELPLAEVVTDFFDQMKTRTQGYASMEYHLIGYRKNELVRLDVLINAERADPLTTIVHRDKAYNVGKGLVEKLKELIPRQQFKIPLQASIGSRIIASTSISAIRKDVLAKCYGGDISRKKKLLKKQAKGKKRMKAMGKVDVPQEAFMAVLKLNQTP; encoded by the coding sequence ATGACCGACGCTCCCGTCAAAAGGATTCGCAACTTTTGCATCATTGCCCATATCGACCACGGCAAGTCGACGTTGGCTGACCGCTTGCTGCAAGACACCGGAACAGTGGCTAATCGGGACATGCAAGAGCAGTTCCTTGACAACATGGAGTTGGAGAGGGAAAGGGGGATCACGATCAAGCTCCAGGCCGCACGCATGAAGTACAAGGCGGCGGATGGCGAGGAGTATGTGCTCAATCTCATCGACACACCCGGCCATGTGGACTTCTCCTACGAGGTGAGCCGCAGCCTTCAGGCCTGTGAAGGGGCCTTGCTTGTGGTGGATGCAAGCCAAGGGGTGGAGGCTCAGACCCTGGCCAACGTGTACATGGCACTGGAGAACGATCTCGAGATCATTCCGGTGCTCAACAAGATTGATTTGCCGGGTGCAGATCCCGATCGCATCAAGGAGGAGATTGAGGCGATCATCGGCTTGGATTGCTCGAATGCGATTCCTTGCTCTGCCAAAACAGGCCTGGGCGTTCCAGAGATTCTCCAATCCGTCGTGGACCGCGTTCCACCGCCTGCCGACACGGTGAAGGAGGCCACTAAAGCTCTGATCTTTGATTCCTATTACGACCCTTACCGCGGAGTGATTGTTTACTTCCGTGTGATGAGCGGAAGCATTGGTCGCAAAGACAAAGTGTTGTTGATGGCGAGCAACAAAACCTATGAACTCGATGAGGTCGGGATCATGGCTCCGGATGAAATCAAGGTGGATGAGCTCCACGCCGGAGAGGTGGGGTATCTCGCGGCATCGATCAAGGCTGTGGCTGATGCTCGGGTGGGAGACACCATTACCTTGGTGAATGAGCCTGCTGATGCACCACTTCCTGGATATGCAGAAGCAAAACCGATGGTGTTTTGCGGCTTGTTTCCCACGGAAGCCGATCAATACCCGGATTTACGGGAAGCCCTGCATAAATTGCAACTCTCTGATGCAGCGCTGAAGTTCGAACCTGAAACCAGCAGTGCGATGGGTTTTGGCTTCCGTTGTGGATTCCTCGGCCTGTTGCACATGGAGATTGTGCAAGAACGCTTGGAACGTGAATACAACTTGGATCTGATAGTTACCGCTCCATCGGTGATTTACAACGTGAATTTGACGAATGGGGAGCAAATTTTAGTGGATAATCCGGCCACGCTTCCGGATCCTCAGCAGCGTGAATCCATTGAGGAGCCCTATGTGCGCATGGAAATTTATGCGCCTAATGATTTTAATGGAGCGTTGATGGGCTTATGCCAAGAGCGCAGAGGTGAGTATCTCGATATGAAATACATCACGAAGGAACGTGTGACCTTGATTTATGAATTGCCCTTGGCGGAAGTGGTCACAGACTTCTTCGATCAAATGAAGACTCGTACCCAGGGCTATGCCTCGATGGAGTACCACCTAATTGGCTATCGCAAGAATGAACTTGTGCGCTTGGATGTGTTGATCAATGCTGAAAGAGCTGATCCCCTCACGACGATCGTGCACCGCGATAAGGCCTACAATGTGGGCAAGGGCTTAGTTGAAAAGCTCAAGGAATTGATTCCCCGCCAGCAATTTAAAATCCCCTTGCAGGCTTCCATCGGTAGCCGCATCATTGCGAGTACAAGCATTAGCGCGATTCGTAAGGATGTGTTGGCAAAGTGCTACGGCGGTGATATTTCGCGCAAGAAGAAACTTTTGAAGAAGCAGGCGAAGGGTAAGAAACGGATGAAGGCGATGGGCAAGGTGGATGTGCCGCAGGAGGCCTTCATGGCCGTATTGAAATTAAATCAAACTCCTTAA
- a CDS encoding NifU family protein: MSTETMALTNENVEKVLDELRPFLMADGGNVEVVEIDGPVVKVRLQGACGSCPSSTMTLKMGIERKMRESIPEVSEVVQVL, encoded by the coding sequence ATGAGCACCGAGACCATGGCCCTCACCAACGAGAACGTGGAAAAGGTGCTTGATGAACTCCGTCCCTTCCTGATGGCCGATGGGGGCAACGTGGAAGTGGTAGAGATCGATGGACCGGTTGTGAAAGTTCGCCTCCAAGGCGCTTGCGGAAGCTGCCCCAGCAGCACGATGACTTTAAAAATGGGGATCGAACGCAAGATGCGTGAATCGATTCCCGAGGTGAGCGAAGTCGTTCAGGTTCTATGA
- a CDS encoding UDP-N-acetylmuramoyl-L-alanyl-D-glutamate--2,6-diaminopimelate ligase: MTQTLHALLHSVGLPVPQGLSDAVIESITCDSRCVGPGSVFIGLPGGRVDGGSFWPKALADGASAVLIGSTAAATLPPEPSDAVVVVPDPVARWAGELTAAFWKHPSERIGLIGVTGTNGKTTTTHLIEHLSSACGRPSALFGTLLNRWPGHSVTATHTTAVADLLQAQLAEAYAAGAQLTAMEVSSHALDQHRVAGCRFSGAVFTNLTQDHLDYHETMASYFEAKARLFAPPLMAGQGAQVVVNIDDPWGKQLAERLGDRCWRSSLAEGSAHAELTMSDLVMGSSGVEGRLLSPLGEGSFQSPLLGRFNVMNLLQAVGVLLQQGLPLEALLEAISTFKGVPGRMERVVVDGKGGELPTVLVDYAHTPDGLSSALNACRPFADGKLICVFGCGGDRDRGKRPQMAAIAAELADAVVVTSDNPRTEDPQQILNDVVEGIPSDTALTVMLDRAEAIAGAIKHADAQDLVLIAGKGHEDYQILGTQKVHFDDREQALKALQQKLAF, from the coding sequence ATGACCCAGACACTCCACGCCTTGCTTCATTCGGTGGGTTTGCCTGTGCCCCAGGGGTTGTCCGATGCAGTGATCGAATCGATCACCTGTGATTCCCGTTGCGTGGGGCCTGGGAGTGTGTTTATCGGCCTTCCTGGCGGGCGTGTGGATGGCGGCAGCTTTTGGCCCAAGGCCCTTGCTGATGGGGCTTCCGCGGTCCTGATTGGCTCTACGGCAGCAGCAACTCTGCCCCCTGAGCCAAGCGATGCGGTGGTGGTGGTGCCTGATCCGGTTGCTCGTTGGGCCGGTGAGCTGACGGCAGCTTTTTGGAAGCACCCCAGTGAGCGCATTGGTTTGATTGGGGTCACGGGCACCAATGGCAAAACCACCACCACCCATCTGATTGAACATTTGAGTTCGGCCTGTGGACGCCCCTCTGCTCTATTTGGAACCCTTCTCAATCGCTGGCCTGGTCACAGTGTGACGGCGACACACACCACAGCCGTCGCGGATCTGCTGCAAGCGCAACTCGCTGAGGCCTATGCCGCTGGAGCTCAGTTAACGGCCATGGAGGTGAGCTCCCATGCACTTGATCAGCATCGGGTGGCTGGATGCCGTTTTTCCGGCGCGGTGTTTACCAATCTCACGCAGGACCATCTCGATTACCACGAGACGATGGCGTCTTATTTCGAAGCCAAAGCTCGGCTGTTTGCACCACCTCTCATGGCTGGTCAGGGGGCTCAGGTTGTGGTCAATATCGATGACCCTTGGGGGAAACAATTAGCGGAGCGTTTGGGCGATCGCTGTTGGCGGAGTTCGTTAGCTGAGGGTTCAGCGCATGCAGAACTGACCATGTCTGATTTGGTGATGGGCTCTTCTGGGGTCGAAGGCCGCCTGTTGAGTCCTTTGGGTGAGGGCTCCTTCCAATCGCCTCTGCTCGGTCGCTTCAATGTGATGAACCTGTTGCAGGCGGTTGGAGTCTTGCTTCAGCAGGGGCTCCCTTTGGAGGCGCTTCTTGAAGCCATCAGTACATTCAAGGGCGTTCCTGGTCGGATGGAACGGGTGGTTGTGGACGGAAAGGGGGGAGAGCTGCCCACTGTCTTGGTGGATTATGCCCACACTCCAGATGGCTTAAGCAGCGCCCTCAACGCCTGTCGGCCCTTTGCAGACGGCAAGCTGATTTGTGTGTTTGGCTGTGGTGGTGATAGAGATCGTGGCAAGCGTCCTCAGATGGCTGCGATCGCTGCAGAGCTTGCTGATGCTGTGGTGGTGACCTCTGATAATCCACGCACAGAAGATCCCCAACAAATCCTGAATGATGTTGTTGAGGGAATTCCTAGCGACACTGCGTTAACGGTGATGCTCGATCGTGCTGAAGCCATTGCTGGTGCGATTAAGCATGCAGACGCTCAAGATCTTGTTCTCATCGCCGGTAAGGGACATGAAGATTATCAAATTCTGGGGACTCAAAAAGTTCATTTCGATGACCGCGAACAAGCTCTAAAAGCCCTGCAACAGAAGCTGGCTTTTTAG
- a CDS encoding type IV pilin protein, whose product MHNHKIQLLKLPQLVGLKILKNYSFKSRGFTLTEVIVTVGIVGILSSIALPNYFRQIQRTHQAEANATMSQMMATIAAFNDEFGTHPDQWDDLNAITTLMTHQGPATTDDRGFDEAITLPGKRYTLIRNKTDKRAYYIFEAKAINEAASKYNIFACINLTTGASDQIIGGRNNKPAKKSCLACNEKANETECV is encoded by the coding sequence ATGCATAACCATAAAATACAGCTCTTAAAGTTACCCCAATTGGTGGGTCTAAAAATACTTAAAAATTATTCCTTCAAATCACGAGGATTCACCTTGACAGAGGTGATCGTCACCGTGGGGATTGTCGGCATTTTGAGCTCAATCGCTCTGCCCAATTATTTTCGTCAAATCCAAAGAACTCACCAGGCAGAAGCGAACGCGACGATGTCACAGATGATGGCAACGATTGCTGCATTTAACGATGAGTTTGGAACTCATCCAGATCAATGGGATGATCTCAACGCCATAACAACCTTGATGACACATCAAGGCCCAGCCACGACAGACGACCGTGGATTTGACGAGGCCATAACTCTGCCTGGAAAACGCTATACATTGATTAGGAATAAAACTGATAAAAGGGCATACTATATATTTGAAGCCAAAGCAATTAATGAAGCAGCATCAAAATATAATATTTTTGCTTGCATCAACCTTACAACTGGCGCAAGTGATCAAATCATTGGTGGACGCAATAATAAGCCTGCAAAAAAAAGCTGTTTAGCCTGTAATGAAAAAGCTAATGAAACTGAATGCGTCTAG
- a CDS encoding DUF4079 domain-containing protein has protein sequence MAAVDWLWILHPFLAVVLVYPLMGVVVRLAVQTRARRLQNQKLPITVGRDHSDLGRWLAGAVVVVVLIALTVVIGTKAPLAQFEGGLARAIQLLLVLSGTVVSLLALWRCKRPGLRLAFSLITWAGVLGLGAQPEVWRLSDNPLTPAFWQSHYWAGVGVTGLMLFSLGARAEILRDIRIRRLHVTANVLAALLFLTQGLTGTRDLLEIPLSWQKSTIYACDFNAKTCPSLDPNASS, from the coding sequence ATGGCCGCCGTTGATTGGTTGTGGATCCTGCATCCTTTTCTTGCAGTGGTATTGGTCTATCCACTGATGGGAGTGGTGGTTCGCTTGGCAGTTCAGACGCGTGCACGTCGGCTCCAGAACCAGAAGCTCCCCATCACGGTGGGGCGTGATCACAGCGATCTAGGTCGTTGGCTCGCAGGCGCGGTGGTGGTGGTGGTTTTGATTGCACTCACGGTTGTGATTGGCACGAAGGCCCCGCTGGCTCAGTTCGAAGGAGGCCTTGCGCGTGCAATCCAGCTGTTGCTTGTGTTGTCTGGAACGGTCGTGAGCCTCCTCGCCCTTTGGCGTTGCAAGAGGCCCGGATTGAGGTTGGCTTTTTCACTCATTACTTGGGCCGGAGTGTTGGGCCTTGGTGCCCAACCGGAGGTTTGGAGGCTTTCGGATAATCCCCTGACGCCTGCGTTTTGGCAGTCCCATTACTGGGCGGGCGTTGGGGTGACGGGCTTGATGTTGTTTTCCCTGGGGGCTCGCGCCGAGATCCTGCGTGACATTCGCATTCGCCGTTTGCATGTCACAGCCAACGTGCTTGCCGCTTTGTTGTTTTTGACGCAAGGCCTCACAGGAACCCGAGACCTTCTTGAGATTCCCCTCAGTTGGCAGAAATCCACGATCTATGCCTGTGATTTCAATGCCAAGACCTGTCCTTCATTGGATCCGAATGCATCATCTTGA
- a CDS encoding ABC transporter substrate-binding protein — protein sequence MESKAARTTDAIAKMFHFLRLRTFVMKKRAANHKSVLPVKRIATILRRSTLITLGLSLSIAATSAQQKDTQITSDSKNTILLGQSLPLSGPSAQIGKKYQAGAQAWFNEVNRQGGINGKKIRLISLDDQYEPELTISNTKTLLEKPNLLALFGYVGTPTTKEILPFIEERKVPLIAPLTGASILRDEKLKMVVNLRASYQMEIDKIVDSLVRNARQKIAIIYQDDAFGKDGLKSAESALKKHGLKPVAIATVQRNSAKIQSALQVLLSSEPNAIIIISTYVSSAALSRELLKRDVKAQIMNVSFVGTRALEKSLPVGLANGIGVSQVVPFPWDRWIPVVADYQRLMRVNNSSARFGFTSLEGFMAARLITEGIRKVQGPLTKESLVKSLKSIKKVDLGGFQLDLSSNNKQASDYVELTFFGAQQWEP from the coding sequence ATGGAAAGCAAGGCTGCCAGAACCACTGACGCGATCGCCAAGATGTTCCACTTTCTCCGTCTTCGAACCTTCGTCATGAAAAAAAGAGCAGCAAATCACAAAAGCGTTTTACCAGTTAAGCGGATAGCAACAATTCTTCGTCGAAGTACCCTCATAACATTAGGACTTAGTCTATCGATAGCTGCCACATCAGCCCAACAAAAAGACACTCAAATCACCTCTGATAGCAAGAATACGATCCTCCTAGGCCAATCCTTACCACTGAGCGGACCTTCGGCTCAAATAGGAAAAAAATATCAGGCCGGCGCCCAAGCATGGTTTAACGAGGTGAATCGACAGGGAGGAATCAACGGGAAAAAAATACGTTTGATCAGCCTTGATGACCAGTATGAGCCTGAACTGACCATCAGCAATACCAAAACACTGCTCGAAAAACCGAACCTTCTTGCTCTCTTTGGCTATGTAGGCACACCCACAACGAAAGAAATACTTCCATTCATTGAAGAAAGGAAAGTTCCCCTCATCGCCCCCCTGACAGGTGCATCAATCCTGCGCGATGAAAAATTAAAAATGGTAGTGAACTTAAGAGCCAGCTATCAGATGGAAATAGACAAAATTGTTGATAGCCTTGTTCGTAACGCACGACAAAAAATAGCAATCATTTATCAGGATGATGCCTTTGGGAAAGATGGCCTGAAATCTGCAGAATCGGCCTTGAAAAAGCATGGTCTGAAGCCAGTTGCGATCGCAACCGTTCAAAGAAACTCTGCCAAAATCCAATCAGCACTTCAAGTGTTGTTATCCAGCGAACCAAACGCCATTATCATCATCTCAACGTACGTCAGCTCGGCAGCGTTAAGCAGGGAGTTACTCAAAAGGGATGTCAAAGCTCAGATCATGAATGTGTCTTTTGTTGGCACCAGAGCCCTGGAAAAATCATTACCTGTAGGGCTTGCCAATGGCATTGGGGTGAGCCAAGTGGTTCCCTTTCCCTGGGACCGATGGATTCCAGTGGTCGCAGACTATCAACGGCTCATGCGCGTGAATAATTCTTCAGCCCGATTTGGTTTCACAAGCTTGGAAGGATTTATGGCTGCTCGATTAATCACCGAAGGAATCAGGAAGGTTCAAGGGCCACTAACAAAAGAAAGCCTCGTCAAAAGCCTAAAGTCGATCAAAAAAGTAGACTTAGGAGGATTTCAGTTAGACTTATCCAGCAACAATAAGCAGGCAAGCGACTACGTTGAGCTCACATTTTTTGGAGCACAGCAATGGGAGCCATAA